Genomic DNA from Peribacillus simplex:
GAAAAGTTTTTTGCCGTATCCCTTTGCTTCAGCCCTCGACATAAAAATGAAAAAGCTTAACCCAAACAAAAAGGAAAACAGAACAAAGAATTTATTGGATATAAAAAGATTTAAGAATATTTCAACCCACTGATTTATCGTAACCTCTTCTTTTTCAAGCGGGGTAAAAATACCCAGCATAATCGGCAAATTCACCATAAAGATTCCTAACAGGGCAAAGCCGCGTATACAATCAATCGTACCAATTCTTTCTTTAATCAACAGATTTGTATTCATAATAGCTCCTTTCTATAATTAGGAAGTGTAAAGCAGTCTATTTTCCACACTATTACAATTTAGTACTGTTCAATAAAAGGTACCTTGCTAAAAAATAAACTAACACACTATCCTGTTTGTTAGTTTGAAAGATAAAGTTTTTTGCTCAGCAAGTTTTTTTTAGGTAATATCACCCCGTCAATTAATTCAAGCACATGACTTCTTCCTTGCTCAGATAGCTTGTAATATTTTCTTAAAGACCTTCTTTGGTCTCAACAAGATAGGTCGAAAAATAACCTTCCTTTGTTAGTCTTCTGAGCAAAGGGTAGATCGTTCATTCAGCAATCAAAAATTTCTCTGAGATGTTTTAAACAAGTTCATACCCATAGTGGTCTTTATTCATCGATAAAGCCATTACACATAAGGTTAAAACACCTTTCACCCAATTCTTTATTAGGAAGTAAACAATGAAAGGTAGTTTGCAAAGAACAGTATTGTTTAATGCATGGTACCATTTAATAACATTATATTCCATAACTATTAAATAATACAAGGAAGTTTACTCCTCGTAAACAAAGTGTGAGCACCAGGTAAATAGAAGTAAAAAATTGTTAGCGAACCGACAACTGCAGATTCCTCCTAGAATCATTTGACACCAAAATTGAAAAAAACCTACCTTTTTGGCTAGCTCTTGGAGAGCTTGTGAAGACAAAGATCGTTGTCAGTTCCTGTGAAAGAATAAGTTCGTCTGAAATCTCGCGACACATAAAAAACACCAACCTTTCCATGATATTACAGAAAGAATAGCGTTTTTTTGTTTTGGGGGTAATGATTTGCCTTAGCTTGATGGGTATGGGGTACCGCCAACATTATCTATTCTTTCAGATACATTATTAATTTAGATTGTGAAATAACACACTTAAACTAACGGGTGCGTTAGCTGAAGTTCAGAGCTGTCTATAAGGCAGCTCTTTCTTTATGCAACTAAAGGGGCAGGATAGTTCAACAAGGGTAATGGGTATTTGTGGTAAAATCTAAAAGGTATGATTGTTTAATTTACAGGGGGTGTTCAAATGAGTGAAGATAAAGAAACTCCTGAAAGAAGAAGAGAAAAATTAAGACAAGAAGAATTAAAAAGAAATCCTTTTAGCAGTGTTCACGGTGGAGGTCTTGCTGATTTAGTTGGTAGCTTAGGTTGGAAAGGTACGGGAACTCTTATTCTTGTAATCATAATTGGCTTTATTTTTGTATCACTCTTCTTAAAGTAACGGATGCTGTAATTCAATAACAGGGGTGGCTGTGGCAGCCTTTTTTATGGAACAAACGGGGCAGGCTAGTTGGATTACCTGCCAAAGAATAGGAGTGGTTTGTATTTATGGCAATAACAAAGAAAAGATTTTTCATTAGTTATATAGTGGGTTTCATACTCATGTATATTGCAAGCTCTGGTCTGCAATACTTCAGGGGGCAAACGATAAATTGGTTAGGGAATTTAGCATACGCATTCTGTTTCGTAGCATTTCATTCCCTTTTTAGTTGGTTATGGGGAGATTTTGATAAGAAAAAAGCCGATCACTAATACATAGTTTGTGTTAACTCTACAATAAGTCTTATAGAACTAACGGGTGCGTTCGTATTATAAGGTTAGCCAGTTTTTACTGGTTGACCTTTTTTAAATAGAATCTATTATATCAGTAGCCAGGGTAGGACGTACGGGTGCGTGGGACTTGATCCCGTGAACTAAACTGTCCGGCCCCCTACTTGTAGAAACATGTTTGAGGCTGGTTGGGACGTAGATCTCGTATAACAAGCGAAGCTATGACACTGCATGGAGGACTAGGGGTACTGGTTAGTAAGTAGAGGAGGAAAAAACAATGAATCCAGTTGTTGGTCTGGATGTGGCAAAAGGAGAGAGCCAAGTACAGGCATTTTTAGACCAATCTAAACCGTATGGGAAGAGCTTTTCAATGAAGCATACCAAGGAGGAATTGGATCAATTTTTAGACTTTCTAAAAGAAGTTGAAGAGGTGGCAGGGCAGATGCCTATGGTCATTTTAGAATCTACAGGGCATTACCATTCTCCCGTTATTCAATACTTGGAGGAACAAGGGATTCTATATATCTTACTAAATCCGATTATTTCTTATCAGGCAAAGAAGTCCAGTTTACGGAAGGTAAAAACAGACGCTATCGATGCGTACCAGTTGTGTGTGCTGTATTACAAGGAGGATTTTGAACCTCATAAAATTAGAGGAATTCAGCTTTTAGACCTTCGTAATTTGTCCAGACAACAGGAAATCGTAACGAATATGTATGTGGAGGCTAAACTTCAGTTTCACACCATTTTAGATCAAGTGTTTCCTGAATACCGGAAGGTTTTTGGGGATCTATATTCGAAGGTTTCTTTATTGATGTTAAAGGAATATCCTACTTCAGAGGCGGTATTAACGGCCGGAGAAAGTAGACTAGCAGAGAGTGTAATAGAGTTCTGTCCTAGCAGATCGGGTGAATGGGCGTGGGAAAAAGCAAAAAAAATAATGAATTCCGCATCTCGAAATCCATTTCAAAAAAACGTGTATGAAAGTCACGTAATCAATCTTCGTATGTATATTGAGTTGCTTTTTCATTACCAGGGACACCTTTCTGATTTGGAAGATCGTATAGTGGCCCTGGCAAATGAAATGGAAGAATATAAGATCATCCAATCGATTCCCGGTATCGGAGAAAAAATCGCAGCCACGATTATCTCAGAAATTGGTGAAATCGATCGGTTTAATCATCCGAAAAAACTGGTTGCCTTCGCTGGAGTGGATCCAAGTGTTCACTCATCGGGTAAGTTTACGGCAACCATTAATCGTATTACCAAAAGGGGTTCGAGCAGACTACGTCACTCTCTGTATCTTGCCGTACTATGCGGCATAAGAAGTTCAAGGAACAAAAAGCTTAAAGCCTTCTATGATAAGAAAAAATCAGAAGGAAAACCTGCCAAAGTGTCAATCGTTGCCTGTATAAATAAGTTACTTCATTGGATTTATGCTATATTAAGCAGAAAAGAAACGTTCCTAGATTTAGCCTAATTAACGGTTTTGTGAAACAGAGAAAAATCCTTCCAAAAGGGTTTTGGAGGGCTATTTGGCATGGCCAAAAATAGTATATCATAAGGGAAATGAAAATATTAGAGAAAGATATTGACATCCTATTAGCTGGTTTAGTTCATTAAGGAACACAAAAATGATCAATCTTTTTTATAAAAGAATAATCCAATTAAATAGTATAAGGGCATGTTTTGATTAATTCTTTTTCAGAACATGCCCTTTCTATTTATTCATTTATCAAAATTTCTTGTATTAGTTTGATCAATTAGTTTCAAATCTAAATAAGATAAATTTTAATAGGTTATTGGACGTAGAATAATGAACAGGGTTTTATAACGTGAATGGTAACAAAAAATAATTATTCAAAGCGCCATGACATGTGTTCAGAAAAGGACGAGTTTCTGAACTTAGGTCTCGCTGTTACCTTTCTAGCAATATAAAAAAGTTAGGCAAAATTACTAAGGAGGAATTATTTCTTAGTCTTTTTTTGCTTACATTTACTTGATTAGGCTTATCCGAGTGATTATATTATGATTGTTTAAAAAAGTTTTGTGTTTTATTAAAACTTTTCCTATTCTCTTTTCGAATATATAAATAGAAGCAGCAATATGGGGAATATGTGGTGAAAATATGGATCAAGAGAAGCAGTGGATCAAAAAGATAAAAAGAAATGCAAACAACGAAGCAGCTAATAAGTTAATATCCAAATATTACAAGGAAATGTATACCTTTGTGTACAAACAAACTCTGGATGCTGAGCTATCACTAGATTTAACGCAAGAAATTTTTATTAGTGTCTTAAAGTCAATCAATCGCTTTGACGATTATAAAGCTTCATTTAGAACATGGCTTTATAGGATAGCTTCCAATCGGCTAGTAGATTACTTCAGGTCGAAAAACTATAAATATTGGCAGCTTTCAGAGTCTATTGATGGTCATGATTTTGAGGATGAGGAGGATGTGACAGTTTCTTTGGAGTACAAAGAGGATGTTGAA
This window encodes:
- a CDS encoding DUF6366 family protein, coding for MSEDKETPERRREKLRQEELKRNPFSSVHGGGLADLVGSLGWKGTGTLILVIIIGFIFVSLFLK
- a CDS encoding IS110 family transposase, with the translated sequence MNPVVGLDVAKGESQVQAFLDQSKPYGKSFSMKHTKEELDQFLDFLKEVEEVAGQMPMVILESTGHYHSPVIQYLEEQGILYILLNPIISYQAKKSSLRKVKTDAIDAYQLCVLYYKEDFEPHKIRGIQLLDLRNLSRQQEIVTNMYVEAKLQFHTILDQVFPEYRKVFGDLYSKVSLLMLKEYPTSEAVLTAGESRLAESVIEFCPSRSGEWAWEKAKKIMNSASRNPFQKNVYESHVINLRMYIELLFHYQGHLSDLEDRIVALANEMEEYKIIQSIPGIGEKIAATIISEIGEIDRFNHPKKLVAFAGVDPSVHSSGKFTATINRITKRGSSRLRHSLYLAVLCGIRSSRNKKLKAFYDKKKSEGKPAKVSIVACINKLLHWIYAILSRKETFLDLA
- a CDS encoding RNA polymerase sigma factor, which encodes MDQEKQWIKKIKRNANNEAANKLISKYYKEMYTFVYKQTLDAELSLDLTQEIFISVLKSINRFDDYKASFRTWLYRIASNRLVDYFRSKNYKYWQLSESIDGHDFEDEEDVTVSLEYKEDVEKITSIVNELETNSQQIVRLKLFAEYTLQEIAAIVQVPQSTVKTRYYAALKLIKKEMKEHRYE